The Limnospira fusiformis SAG 85.79 genomic interval TCGATCGCGGTAAATTAGTCATAGATGAACGCTTTGGTGGTCATAAACTAATTGATGCGGAACAAATTAAACGCAACATTGAACTAACCCGGTTTCCCGTCCCGGCTGATGAAACTCACCAAGACCGCCAGAATTACTCAGGACTCGCGCGCGCGGCTGATTTAATCGGTCAACTCAGTGACCCTCGCTACCTCAAAAAGATTAGTTCCCTATTCTACGAATTTGAAGAAGTCGGGACTAATAAAGTCCTAGGTTACAAAACCCCCGGCGACCTCCGTAATAATTACGCCAAATTCTACTGGAATGGTGTATTTCCCTACATTCCCGCCGCCTTGCGATATTTACAACTGACCCAGGAAGGGAAACAAGTTGTGGCTAACCTATACGCTAACGTTTTCCAGGTGGAAAATGAACGGCGTATCCTCAGCGAAAGCGAGAAATATCTGCCAGATAATTCATCCATTGGTGAAGAAAATGGCTACAATGGCGACAAAAACGGTAGTTCAGACCTACCCAAATTTAGCGAAATGTCTAATTTGAATTTGTGAACGACCAAACACCAAAAACCCCAACCCCGGAAATTTCCCAAAAACTTGAACAGTTGAGGCTAACTGTCCAACGGGCTAGTTATGCCTATTATGTTCTGGATGCTCCGACTATGGAGGATGGGGTTTACGATCGCCTATATCGGGAACTGCAAGAACTCGAAACCCAATACCCAGAACTAATCTCTCCTGATAGTCCTACCCAGAGAGTCGGAGAAAAACCCGCTACTCAGTTTGAGTCTGTACGCCATAATATCAGTCTTTATAGCCTGGAAAATGCCTTTAATATGGCAGAACTCCAGGCTTGGGATGAAAAATGGCGACGTTTTCTTGGTAACTGGGCAGCGGAAGATAATAACTATATCTGTGAACTCAAAATAGATGGTTCGGCGATCGCTCTCACCTATCACGATGGCATATTAGTTAGGGGTGCGACTCGTGGGGATGGAGTCACTGGGGAAGACATTACCCAAAATATTAAAACTATCCGCTCTATTCCCCTAAAATTACATCTGGATAACCCGCCGCCTGTGGTGGAAGTTCGGGGGGAGGCTTTCCTCTACAACCGTATTTTTGCGGAAATTAACCAGGAAAGACAAAAAAACGGAGAGCCACTATTTGCTAACCCGCGTAATGCAGCCGCCGGAACTCTGCGACAACTTGACTCCCGCATTGTGGCTGCTCGACACTTGGATTTTTTCGCCTATACTCTACACCTAGACTCCCCCAATTTACATGATCACTGGGATTGTCTGGAGTTGCTCCCAAAAATGGGCTTTAAAGTCAATCCTAATCGCCAACTGTGTCAATCTTTGCTGGAAGTTCAGCAGTATTTTAATACTTGGGAAACTCAGCGCCGAGAATTACCCTATATGACTGATGGGGTGGTGGTTAAGCTAAATTCCCTCAGTCTCCAAAAACAGTTGGGAGAAACGAGAAAATTTCCCCGCTGGGCGATCGCCCTTAAATATCCGGCGGAAGAATTGCCCACTAAGATTATATCAGTTACTTTCCAGGTCGGACGTACTGGAGCCTTGACTCCGGTGGCTGAACTTGAACCCATACAGTTAGCTGGAACAACTGTTAAACGCGCTACACTTC includes:
- a CDS encoding Npun_R2479 family HD domain-containing metalloprotein, which translates into the protein MFNATAILIDAFVQRLQAGYRRTYGGFKPDYPEIIAWAGTMALENIANCDALYHNVEHTMLVTLVGQEILRGKHIREGGVTPEDWLHFTISLLCHDIGYVKGVCRRDQDANGLYATGIDDGMVSISSGATSASLTPYHVDRGKLVIDERFGGHKLIDAEQIKRNIELTRFPVPADETHQDRQNYSGLARAADLIGQLSDPRYLKKISSLFYEFEEVGTNKVLGYKTPGDLRNNYAKFYWNGVFPYIPAALRYLQLTQEGKQVVANLYANVFQVENERRILSESEKYLPDNSSIGEENGYNGDKNGSSDLPKFSEMSNLNL
- the ligA gene encoding NAD-dependent DNA ligase LigA, coding for MNDQTPKTPTPEISQKLEQLRLTVQRASYAYYVLDAPTMEDGVYDRLYRELQELETQYPELISPDSPTQRVGEKPATQFESVRHNISLYSLENAFNMAELQAWDEKWRRFLGNWAAEDNNYICELKIDGSAIALTYHDGILVRGATRGDGVTGEDITQNIKTIRSIPLKLHLDNPPPVVEVRGEAFLYNRIFAEINQERQKNGEPLFANPRNAAAGTLRQLDSRIVAARHLDFFAYTLHLDSPNLHDHWDCLELLPKMGFKVNPNRQLCQSLLEVQQYFNTWETQRRELPYMTDGVVVKLNSLSLQKQLGETRKFPRWAIALKYPAEELPTKIISVTFQVGRTGALTPVAELEPIQLAGTTVKRATLHNQDRLTELDLHIGDTVIVRKAGEIIPEVVRVLPDLRPTGAKLVTMPTHCPECGETVVKTPPEAVTRCINSSCPAIVRGSIIHWCGRRALDINGIGEKLVQQLVETQLVRSVADLYHLNMDQLVALERQGQKSAQKILEAIAASKKQPWHRVLYGLGIRYVGEVNAELLAQNFPSCQSLAAASSAQIEGVYGIGAEIATSVYQWFQNPANISLCDRLEQSGLQLASVPSTALKSTPQAQPFAGKTFVLTGTLPTLTREEAKSIIEKAGGKVTNSVTQKVDYLLLGDKPGSKLAKAQNLGIAELSELELLEMAK